In Chloroflexota bacterium, one DNA window encodes the following:
- a CDS encoding NAD(P)/FAD-dependent oxidoreductase, whose protein sequence is MNTQNPVVVIGGGLAGLTAANYLARAGKQVIVLERAKHLGGRARTNREHGFEINFGPHALYLKGAGARVLRELNLLPAGSKPIAPDVLLAEQQLYPTKSIKAALTIPLLNHRAKWQFLRTFAKIPFINPANYADRSFAQWIEQQADEPHARQLLAMFGRLTTYGAANDLQSAAATLENIKTGLAGVLYVDHGWQVIVESLINKARQAGVELRTSQRVQAIQPSHAGVTIQLADGTTMQAEAVVLAVTPQAANELVGTSQHFQRHYQRLLPITAACLDVGLRQLPQPQRRFLLGVDQPYYAVAHSSYAKLATPGQALIHVMKYLDPRQTYDPKQTRAELEQLLDQYQAGWRDQLITSQFLPSITVSYDTPQVQFGGLAGRTPVVLDDCPNVYLAGDWVGTEGQLADASFASGYTAAKQLLQPATQSQMRSIGALA, encoded by the coding sequence ATGAACACTCAAAACCCTGTAGTGGTGATTGGCGGCGGGTTGGCAGGCTTGACAGCAGCAAATTATCTGGCGCGGGCTGGCAAGCAGGTGATCGTTTTGGAGCGGGCGAAGCACTTGGGCGGGCGTGCTCGTACCAATCGCGAACATGGTTTTGAGATTAATTTTGGCCCACACGCCTTATATTTGAAGGGCGCTGGGGCACGCGTGCTGCGTGAATTGAATTTGTTACCAGCAGGCTCAAAGCCAATCGCGCCCGACGTGCTGTTGGCTGAGCAACAGCTTTATCCAACTAAATCGATTAAAGCAGCACTCACAATACCGTTGCTCAATCACCGCGCCAAATGGCAATTTTTGCGTACCTTTGCCAAAATTCCATTCATCAACCCAGCCAATTATGCCGATCGTAGCTTTGCCCAATGGATCGAGCAGCAAGCCGATGAGCCACACGCTCGCCAATTGTTGGCAATGTTTGGGCGTTTGACCACCTACGGCGCGGCCAACGACCTGCAAAGCGCCGCCGCCACGCTCGAAAATATCAAAACTGGTTTGGCTGGAGTGTTGTATGTTGATCATGGCTGGCAAGTGATCGTTGAATCGTTGATCAACAAAGCGCGTCAAGCGGGCGTTGAACTACGTACCAGCCAACGGGTTCAAGCAATCCAACCAAGCCATGCAGGGGTAACGATTCAATTAGCTGATGGCACAACTATGCAAGCTGAGGCAGTAGTTTTAGCGGTTACGCCGCAGGCAGCCAACGAATTAGTCGGCACAAGCCAGCACTTTCAGCGCCACTATCAACGGTTGTTGCCGATTACTGCTGCTTGTTTGGATGTTGGCTTGCGTCAATTGCCTCAACCACAGCGACGCTTTTTATTGGGCGTTGATCAGCCTTATTATGCGGTTGCCCATTCTAGCTATGCCAAACTTGCAACGCCAGGTCAAGCATTAATTCATGTGATGAAATATCTCGACCCGCGCCAAACCTATGATCCCAAGCAAACCCGCGCCGAATTAGAACAATTATTGGATCAATATCAGGCTGGCTGGCGCGACCAATTGATTACTAGCCAATTTTTGCCATCAATTACTGTCAGTTATGATACGCCGCAGGTGCAATTTGGCGGCTTGGCGGGCCGCACCCCCGTGGTTTTGGATGATTGCCCGAACGTTTATTTGGCGGGTGATTGGGTTGGAACCGAGGGTCAATTGGCCGATGCCAGCTTTGCTAGCGGCTACACTGCGGCCAAACAGCTGCTACAACCAGCCACTCAAAGCCAGATGCGCAGCATAGGAGCCTTGGCATGA
- a CDS encoding DUF2236 domain-containing protein, translating to MQAPASVINHSKLQATFGQASFEQLVHATYQGDPLADAVIAEFAQYGRPARQALQTGLVEGLAQIEGDFPAIRAFVAAAETLPTWVEPARLERGAQAYCSIGVLWLTLALGPGSLVHTYSAPTIADLLVQTGDLEHMATKRIIETGTWGMAIAIPQQLQRGGLGYVHSLQVRLLHAQIRSVMLKRGWDQTKTGLPINQLEMVRTWLDFTYVPFTALARFGIDFTAAELSDLYHLWRYIGYLLGIDPSIYQHVVDQASAARLLEWVDGSMQPPNANSRRLTAAMIQAVSELVQPLIKRSFKFSFALVTALTHHFHGRQLSQQLGIKRSWISLLVPLVVLANRWQRRKLRRNPNAWQTQIQATAADFRERVVNANPTAYQSKKDG from the coding sequence ATGCAAGCCCCTGCGAGTGTTATCAACCATTCCAAACTTCAAGCAACCTTTGGTCAAGCCAGCTTCGAACAACTCGTCCATGCCACCTATCAGGGTGATCCATTAGCCGATGCAGTGATTGCTGAATTTGCTCAATATGGGCGGCCTGCCCGCCAAGCGCTACAAACGGGCTTGGTTGAAGGGCTGGCTCAGATTGAGGGTGATTTTCCGGCAATTCGCGCCTTTGTTGCCGCTGCCGAAACGTTGCCCACTTGGGTTGAGCCTGCACGACTTGAACGCGGAGCACAAGCCTATTGCTCGATCGGCGTGCTTTGGCTAACCTTGGCGCTTGGCCCAGGTTCGTTGGTGCATACCTACAGTGCTCCGACAATTGCCGATCTTTTGGTGCAAACTGGCGATCTTGAGCATATGGCAACCAAACGCATCATCGAAACTGGCACATGGGGCATGGCGATTGCCATTCCACAACAGCTGCAACGCGGCGGCTTGGGCTATGTGCATAGTTTGCAAGTGCGCTTGTTGCATGCCCAAATTCGTAGCGTCATGCTCAAACGCGGCTGGGATCAAACCAAAACTGGCTTGCCGATCAATCAATTGGAGATGGTTCGGACGTGGCTCGATTTTACCTACGTACCGTTTACCGCGCTGGCGCGTTTTGGTATCGATTTCACTGCTGCTGAATTGAGCGATTTGTATCATCTTTGGCGATATATTGGCTATTTGCTGGGAATCGACCCCAGTATTTACCAGCATGTGGTCGATCAAGCTTCGGCAGCCCGCTTGTTGGAATGGGTTGATGGTAGTATGCAGCCGCCTAATGCCAACTCTCGCCGCTTGACCGCCGCTATGATCCAAGCCGTCAGCGAATTGGTTCAGCCGTTGATTAAGCGTTCGTTCAAATTTTCGTTTGCTTTGGTAACCGCGCTAACTCACCATTTTCATGGCCGCCAACTTTCGCAGCAACTGGGGATCAAACGCTCATGGATTAGCCTACTAGTTCCGTTGGTTGTTTTGGCAAATCGTTGGCAACGCCGCAAATTGCGCCGCAATCCCAACGCTTGGCAAACCCAAATTCAGGCTACTGCTGCCGATTTTCGCGAACGGGTGGTCAACGCCAATCCAACTGCTTATCAATCCAAAAAAGATGGCTAA
- a CDS encoding acyl-CoA dehydrogenase family protein — protein sequence MAIDFKLSESIDTQRQMAQMVAEQMMRPVSRHFDEHEHDIPWDYINAMWPIMRQNPMFGAVDKPETATDPSKPKKPKTGNVRMVHLIEALSWGDAGMYLTTPGGALGGAAVAAAGTSDQKNRFLARFGESETPVWGSMAMTEPQAGSDTSAIRTTAVRDGDSWILNGEKIYCTGGRLSLEESQGLVVVWATVDPKLGRAGMKAFVVEAGTPGMQVTKLEHKMGIRASDTAAVVFTDCRIPFDNVLGNPEIPKAEATAASADAPKGFKGAMKTFDATRPAVAASALGIARAALELLREQLSLAGIPIRDDVPVNEMSAIERDVLELEAQHKAAWLLTLKAAWMMDSGEANTVEASACKVKAGEAATVITQKAVELLGPLGYTRELLAEKWMRDAKINDIFEGTGQINRLIIARRILGFSSRELK from the coding sequence ATGGCGATTGATTTTAAATTATCCGAAAGCATTGATACCCAACGCCAAATGGCGCAGATGGTTGCTGAACAAATGATGCGGCCTGTTTCACGCCATTTCGATGAGCACGAACACGATATTCCATGGGATTATATCAATGCGATGTGGCCAATTATGCGCCAAAATCCAATGTTTGGTGCTGTTGATAAACCCGAAACTGCAACCGACCCCAGCAAACCCAAAAAGCCCAAAACTGGCAATGTGCGCATGGTGCACTTGATCGAGGCGCTTTCGTGGGGCGATGCAGGTATGTATCTGACCACTCCAGGCGGCGCGTTGGGCGGAGCTGCCGTCGCCGCCGCTGGCACCAGCGACCAAAAAAATCGCTTCTTGGCACGCTTCGGCGAGAGCGAAACTCCGGTTTGGGGTTCGATGGCGATGACCGAGCCACAAGCTGGCTCGGATACCTCGGCAATTCGCACCACTGCCGTGCGCGATGGCGATTCGTGGATCTTAAACGGCGAAAAGATTTATTGTACTGGCGGACGTTTGTCGCTCGAAGAATCACAAGGTTTGGTCGTGGTTTGGGCGACGGTCGATCCCAAATTGGGTCGCGCTGGCATGAAGGCCTTTGTGGTCGAAGCTGGCACACCAGGCATGCAAGTAACCAAGCTTGAGCACAAAATGGGGATTCGCGCCAGCGATACCGCCGCAGTTGTATTCACCGATTGCCGCATTCCATTTGATAACGTGCTCGGCAACCCCGAAATTCCGAAGGCCGAGGCAACCGCTGCCAGCGCTGACGCGCCCAAGGGCTTCAAAGGTGCAATGAAAACCTTTGATGCTACTCGTCCAGCTGTAGCTGCTTCGGCTTTGGGAATTGCCCGCGCCGCCTTGGAATTGTTGCGCGAACAACTTAGCCTTGCTGGCATCCCAATCCGCGATGATGTGCCAGTTAATGAGATGAGCGCCATCGAACGTGATGTGTTGGAATTAGAAGCCCAACACAAAGCTGCTTGGTTACTCACCCTCAAAGCGGCTTGGATGATGGATTCAGGCGAAGCCAACACGGTCGAAGCCTCAGCCTGCAAAGTCAAAGCTGGCGAAGCTGCAACCGTCATCACCCAAAAAGCGGTCGAACTCTTGGGGCCATTAGGCTACACGCGCGAACTGCTAGCTGAAAAGTGGATGCGCGATGCCAAGATCAACGACATTTTTGAAGGCACTGGCCAAATTAACCGCTTGATCATTGCCCGACGGATTTTGGGCTTCTCGTCACGCGAATTGAAATAG
- a CDS encoding acyl-CoA dehydrogenase family protein, whose protein sequence is MISFSPSEEQALIVDTLKRFAKDRLRSIFREADENGELPADILSKGWELGLVGSSIPEQYGGFGEFSAVTGALALEELAWGDLASALALSAPASFAFAILAAGTEAQREALLPQFSEESFVNATSALIEPRLQFNPRKLQTTATRDGDGYVLNGVKSYVPLANSAEHFLIYAAEDGQTQAFIVPAKTTGLTVGEREKLMGVRALEVARITLDKVKIAADAKLGGEAGIDFGRLYARSQVGLAALAVGVARGAYEYALDYARNRQTFGEAIGQRQSIAFMLAEMLVEIDGARLMVWEAAWKLDNNQEVTRDALMAKHNADKTVLMVCDRALQILGGHGYIREFPVELWLRNARGFSTFDGLAMV, encoded by the coding sequence ATGATTTCCTTCTCTCCATCTGAAGAACAAGCCCTGATTGTTGATACGCTTAAACGTTTTGCCAAGGATCGTCTGCGCTCGATTTTTCGCGAGGCTGACGAAAATGGTGAATTGCCTGCCGATATTCTGAGCAAAGGCTGGGAATTGGGCTTGGTTGGTTCGTCGATTCCTGAGCAATACGGCGGTTTTGGTGAATTTTCGGCGGTAACTGGTGCGTTGGCACTCGAAGAGTTGGCTTGGGGCGATTTGGCTAGTGCTTTGGCTTTGAGCGCTCCTGCTAGCTTTGCATTCGCAATTTTGGCGGCTGGCACTGAAGCCCAACGCGAAGCGCTGTTGCCTCAATTTAGCGAAGAAAGCTTCGTCAACGCCACCTCAGCCTTGATCGAACCCCGCCTACAATTCAACCCACGCAAATTGCAAACCACGGCCACCCGCGATGGCGATGGCTATGTGTTGAATGGGGTCAAAAGCTATGTGCCACTGGCCAACAGCGCCGAACATTTCTTGATCTACGCTGCTGAAGATGGCCAAACCCAAGCTTTTATCGTGCCCGCGAAAACCACTGGCCTAACTGTTGGTGAGCGTGAAAAATTGATGGGTGTACGGGCGCTTGAAGTCGCTCGCATCACCCTCGATAAGGTAAAAATTGCCGCCGATGCCAAACTTGGTGGCGAAGCAGGCATTGATTTCGGGCGGTTGTATGCGCGTTCGCAGGTTGGCTTGGCTGCTTTGGCGGTTGGAGTTGCCCGTGGAGCCTACGAATACGCCCTCGATTATGCCCGTAATCGCCAAACGTTTGGCGAAGCGATCGGTCAACGCCAATCAATCGCCTTTATGCTGGCCGAAATGCTGGTCGAAATTGATGGCGCACGCTTGATGGTTTGGGAAGCTGCTTGGAAGCTCGATAACAACCAAGAAGTCACTCGCGATGCGCTGATGGCCAAACACAACGCCGACAAAACAGTGTTGATGGTTTGCGACCGCGCCTTGCAAATTCTTGGCGGTCACGGCTATATCCGCGAGTTTCCGGTCGAATTATGGCTGCGCAACGCTCGTGGCTTCAGCACCTTCGACGGCTTGGCAATGGTCTAG
- a CDS encoding SCP2 sterol-binding domain-containing protein: MADLSTITVSDYIATALPEQLASQSGGLEDATYAIQYLVDGTAYAVSYSAGRGEVVNGTVENPLLTVILDEPTWRGVITEETASADALVSPAKMSASRMEKLQNLKGKFNLELTKADGSVAYSTTTFNGVDTPEVTLMMKAEDYAKILKGELNSQMAFMTGKLKFKGDMNFLMKLGTLM, encoded by the coding sequence ATGGCAGACCTCAGCACGATAACCGTTAGTGATTACATTGCGACCGCCCTGCCGGAACAATTGGCAAGCCAAAGTGGTGGCTTGGAAGATGCGACCTATGCAATTCAGTATTTGGTTGATGGAACGGCCTACGCGGTGAGCTATAGCGCTGGTCGCGGCGAAGTAGTCAATGGCACGGTAGAAAATCCATTATTAACCGTGATCCTCGACGAGCCAACATGGCGCGGGGTGATTACCGAAGAAACCGCCTCGGCAGATGCCTTGGTTAGCCCAGCCAAAATGAGCGCTAGCCGCATGGAAAAATTGCAAAATCTCAAGGGCAAATTCAACCTTGAATTGACCAAAGCCGATGGCAGCGTGGCCTATTCAACTACCACCTTCAACGGCGTTGATACCCCTGAAGTCACCCTCATGATGAAGGCCGAAGATTACGCCAAAATCCTCAAGGGCGAACTCAATAGCCAAATGGCCTTTATGACTGGGAAACTCAAATTCAAAGGCGACATGAATTTCCTCATGAAGCTCGGCACACTCATGTAA
- a CDS encoding OsmC family peroxiredoxin yields MAVRSAEATWTGSLREGAGSVKTGSGAVEGSYSFPSRFEDGTGTNPEELIAAAHAGCFSMALTADLGRGGFEPKSVHTVAKVHIERGDAGFSITKIELHTEADVPNIDAAAFAEFAEKAKVNCPISKALAAVPTIELHATLK; encoded by the coding sequence ATGGCAGTACGTTCGGCTGAAGCAACATGGACTGGCTCTTTACGCGAAGGCGCAGGCTCGGTCAAAACTGGCAGTGGCGCAGTGGAAGGTAGCTACTCATTTCCTTCACGCTTTGAAGATGGCACTGGCACCAACCCCGAAGAATTGATTGCAGCCGCTCACGCTGGTTGTTTTTCAATGGCATTGACTGCCGATCTCGGTCGCGGCGGCTTCGAGCCAAAGAGCGTTCACACGGTTGCCAAGGTTCATATCGAACGTGGCGATGCTGGCTTTAGCATCACCAAAATCGAATTACACACCGAAGCCGATGTGCCAAACATCGATGCTGCGGCATTTGCTGAATTTGCTGAAAAGGCCAAAGTAAATTGCCCAATCTCAAAGGCCTTGGCAGCAGTTCCAACCATTGAATTACACGCAACCTTGAAATAA
- a CDS encoding TatD family hydrolase, whose protein sequence is MLIDTHTHVHSDQFNDDRAAVFERAQAVGVTRMINIGYDLPSSRASVALAQSQPMVWASAGIQPLYALNTGEAELAQIRELLAQPRVVALGEIGLDYYHDRAPHDIQEQLFRQQLAMARELDFPVVIHSRDAMADTVRILDSAARGQAGVMHSFSGDWAYAEACLDVGFYLSFSGPVTFKKAVELQDVVQRVPLDRILIETDAPYLTPHPYRGKRNEPSYVAYVAEAIARLRDLSLDQVATITTANAERLFQRLLA, encoded by the coding sequence ATGTTAATTGATACCCACACTCATGTTCATAGCGATCAATTTAATGATGACCGAGCGGCAGTATTTGAGCGTGCCCAAGCCGTTGGCGTAACTCGCATGATCAATATTGGCTACGATTTGCCCTCGTCACGTGCCAGCGTTGCCTTAGCTCAAAGCCAGCCAATGGTCTGGGCTAGTGCTGGTATTCAACCACTTTATGCCTTAAACACTGGTGAGGCTGAATTAGCCCAAATTCGCGAGTTATTGGCACAACCACGGGTGGTTGCTTTGGGTGAAATTGGGCTTGATTATTACCATGATCGTGCGCCCCACGATATTCAAGAGCAACTCTTTCGCCAACAACTGGCAATGGCCCGCGAACTGGATTTTCCGGTCGTCATCCACAGCCGCGATGCAATGGCCGATACAGTACGGATTTTGGATTCGGCGGCACGCGGCCAGGCTGGAGTAATGCACTCGTTTAGTGGCGATTGGGCTTATGCCGAAGCTTGTTTGGATGTGGGGTTTTATCTTTCGTTCTCTGGTCCAGTAACTTTCAAAAAAGCTGTTGAGTTGCAGGATGTGGTTCAGCGTGTGCCGCTTGATCGCATATTAATTGAAACTGATGCCCCGTATCTTACGCCGCATCCATATCGTGGTAAACGCAATGAGCCAAGCTATGTGGCTTATGTGGCGGAAGCGATCGCTCGTTTGCGCGATTTAAGCCTTGATCAAGTTGCGACGATCACCACGGCCAATGCTGAACGCTTATTTCAGCGCTTGCTCGCCTAA
- a CDS encoding DUF3488 and transglutaminase-like domain-containing protein — protein MLQRIRAFVQPGYGLLTWTLASLMALLVVTNVVESEWVEGFERMRIVALGGLIVAALFARWQALPSFLAHVFSFFMGLAWSIRFLPLDERLDSQVDRWTDMLIRGIAAIRAVKTGEQIEDYYLFSLAGLLLAWIFAYSTIWLLFRWNWNWRLVLLNGSLLMANLTYAIPKPIASFWLFLLMALLFLVTQTYAQRQNGWDAGLLEQQEWLSLRYLWAGVLACFSLVFMAALMPANITNAQLRIFGENLSRPIDFFLPDNGAERADRGPQGVGNVVVPNGSGASFSNNTVNLGGARSATNEVVLEVKAPSAEYWRSNAWDLYTGKGWQNTTGELAWQVRRTPTRREALTPINPEDTLTQLDTTGRVPFTQTIKLMQTRGDQQLPAATSPLTWSVPVLVQHSFIVSDTENTLPNFADSAIYFNQGPANEGFEYSVVSLISNVDKQSLRGAATDYPAWLQRYVQLPDSQSMRNIAGLSRQLTTAAGAETVYDKAVAIERYLREFPYDDQIPAPPADADPIENFLFNLRRGYCDYFAGSMVLMLRAQGIPARWVQGYATGDYDADRQVYVVRDTIAHSWPEVYFMGYGWIRFEPTPAGYVTVPIRPDGPPQAEDNSENPDDIGPNAGIVEPPTTNFDALQDLRENFQTTPIPTVEPQALPAEDVAAQVVESSPFWRWLAIICGVIGLIILLLWLLFQREFRGLRPAARAYGFIGLLARWAGLEQRPERTPQEFASDLAKEMPGQRRTLRRLADAYSAEQYGSQVRLDPEEIENDRAMVSRTLWPRSISRGWRSILQQILRPRWRR, from the coding sequence ATGCTGCAACGAATTCGCGCTTTTGTTCAACCAGGCTATGGGTTATTAACCTGGACGCTTGCCAGCCTGATGGCCTTGTTGGTTGTGACCAATGTGGTCGAATCGGAATGGGTTGAGGGTTTTGAACGCATGCGGATTGTGGCACTCGGCGGTTTGATTGTGGCAGCCTTGTTTGCGCGTTGGCAAGCCTTGCCCTCGTTTTTGGCCCATGTGTTTAGTTTTTTCATGGGCTTGGCATGGTCAATTCGCTTTTTACCGCTTGATGAACGGCTTGATAGCCAAGTTGATCGCTGGACGGATATGCTGATTCGGGGGATTGCAGCAATTCGGGCGGTTAAAACTGGTGAGCAAATTGAAGATTATTATCTCTTTTCGTTGGCAGGCTTACTGTTAGCTTGGATTTTTGCTTATAGCACGATTTGGCTGCTGTTTCGTTGGAACTGGAATTGGCGTTTGGTGCTGCTGAATGGTAGCCTGTTGATGGCCAATTTGACCTATGCAATTCCCAAGCCAATTGCCTCGTTCTGGCTCTTTTTGCTGATGGCGCTGCTCTTTTTGGTAACGCAGACCTATGCCCAACGCCAAAACGGCTGGGATGCTGGCTTGCTTGAGCAACAAGAATGGCTTTCATTGCGCTATCTGTGGGCGGGAGTTTTAGCCTGTTTTAGTTTGGTGTTTATGGCGGCCTTGATGCCTGCCAATATTACTAATGCCCAATTGCGGATTTTTGGCGAAAATCTGAGCCGCCCGATCGATTTCTTTCTGCCCGATAATGGGGCTGAACGCGCCGATCGTGGGCCACAAGGTGTGGGCAATGTGGTTGTGCCCAATGGTAGTGGGGCTAGTTTTTCCAATAATACCGTAAACCTTGGCGGGGCACGCTCAGCCACCAACGAAGTCGTGCTCGAAGTCAAAGCGCCATCAGCTGAATATTGGCGCTCGAATGCTTGGGATTTATACACAGGCAAAGGTTGGCAAAACACTACTGGCGAGTTGGCTTGGCAAGTGAGGCGAACCCCGACCCGCCGCGAAGCCTTGACCCCGATCAACCCCGAAGATACCCTAACCCAGCTTGATACAACTGGTCGTGTGCCATTCACCCAAACGATCAAATTGATGCAAACCCGTGGCGATCAACAATTGCCTGCGGCAACCTCACCGCTAACTTGGAGCGTTCCAGTTTTGGTGCAGCACTCATTTATCGTTTCGGATACCGAGAACACTTTGCCTAACTTTGCCGATAGCGCGATCTATTTCAATCAAGGCCCAGCCAACGAAGGCTTTGAATACAGTGTAGTTTCGTTGATCAGCAATGTTGATAAGCAAAGTTTGCGTGGAGCAGCGACCGATTATCCGGCTTGGTTGCAGCGCTATGTTCAGTTGCCCGATAGTCAATCGATGCGCAATATTGCTGGTTTATCGCGCCAATTAACGACTGCGGCAGGAGCCGAAACCGTCTATGATAAAGCGGTGGCAATCGAACGCTATTTGCGCGAATTCCCCTATGATGATCAAATTCCTGCGCCGCCAGCTGATGCCGACCCGATCGAAAATTTCTTGTTCAATCTACGGCGGGGCTACTGCGATTATTTTGCTGGCTCGATGGTGCTGATGTTGCGGGCGCAAGGGATTCCAGCGCGTTGGGTACAGGGCTATGCCACTGGCGATTATGATGCTGATCGCCAAGTCTATGTCGTGCGTGATACGATTGCCCATAGCTGGCCCGAAGTCTATTTTATGGGCTATGGCTGGATTCGTTTCGAGCCAACCCCAGCAGGCTATGTAACCGTGCCAATTCGGCCTGATGGCCCGCCCCAAGCCGAAGATAACAGCGAAAACCCTGATGATATTGGGCCAAATGCGGGAATTGTCGAGCCACCAACTACCAATTTTGATGCATTACAAGATTTACGCGAAAACTTCCAAACCACGCCAATTCCAACAGTCGAACCGCAAGCTTTGCCAGCTGAAGATGTAGCGGCGCAGGTTGTCGAAAGCAGCCCATTCTGGCGTTGGCTGGCCATTATTTGTGGAGTGATTGGCTTAATTATTCTGTTGCTGTGGTTACTGTTTCAGCGAGAATTTCGTGGTTTGCGACCTGCGGCGCGGGCCTATGGTTTTATTGGCTTATTGGCGCGTTGGGCTGGTTTAGAGCAACGACCCGAACGCACACCCCAAGAGTTTGCCAGCGATTTGGCCAAAGAAATGCCAGGTCAGCGCCGAACGTTGCGGCGGTTGGCCGATGCCTATAGCGCCGAGCAATATGGCAGCCAAGTGCGGCTTGACCCTGAGGAAATTGAAAATGATCGGGCTATGGTCAGCCGCACGCTTTGGCCGCGCTCGATCAGCCGTGGTTGGCGCTCGATTTTGCAACAAATCTTGCGCCCGCGCTGGCGACGCTAG
- a CDS encoding response regulator yields the protein MTKRILIAEDDTAIAMTLMIGLRSIPDVEVVRAYHGEEALNIWLHEPCDILLTDHHMREMSGLDLIRALRSQGATQPMLMITAYDSVKLQREAREAGATELIAKPFFIDQLIDKVSEKLLDVSVVNHA from the coding sequence GTGACCAAACGCATTTTAATTGCCGAAGATGATACAGCGATTGCAATGACCCTAATGATTGGTCTGCGAAGTATCCCTGATGTTGAAGTAGTTCGGGCCTATCATGGTGAAGAAGCTTTGAATATATGGCTGCACGAGCCATGCGATATTCTTTTGACTGATCATCATATGCGTGAAATGTCTGGTTTGGATCTGATTCGAGCACTGCGTTCGCAAGGTGCAACCCAACCCATGCTGATGATTACTGCTTACGATAGCGTAAAATTGCAACGTGAAGCCCGTGAGGCTGGGGCAACTGAATTGATTGCCAAGCCCTTTTTTATTGATCAACTAATTGACAAAGTTTCTGAGAAGTTGCTTGATGTCTCGGTGGTTAATCACGCCTAA